One Phaseolus vulgaris cultivar G19833 chromosome 11, P. vulgaris v2.0, whole genome shotgun sequence genomic window carries:
- the LOC137809006 gene encoding putative F-box protein At1g57690, with translation MAQGKIIAQEVSRRIVTWNRIEKRDIISTMPNEIIANVLSRLTLKEAARTSVLSTTWRYQWTYFSGDVDFDHSLRTLLLRHENVGVLTKCNVFVRDWERFMSRLQHVLKSLKCHSMQGLRICMDMGNPWKVAEWVKFAAQKNVETLDLDFSYNFMEPFFEMSENIRNVLSRSFEMRALKVLRLASVDVSGEIIESFLASCPVLETLCIRGSKSLESLKVQGEGLRLKHLELVECHILCLDICAENLMTFTYTGDYGKLNFEAVPSLVEASFGGKYCNYLLSNMNDVELYGVLSQVHVLKLELFILYGEILEDLPVLGNVRQLELRIRHRCGGQLDRTVSLLSSFPSISVLKIKFMRTTIWEVDEEWKANLKHEYANLRELEVSGYRRDSCQIELLISIFKKAPNLNRIVVDPLASMHVQRSADVKASIRERQRDMTIWYVDALKPHVSPSTQLTVL, from the exons ATGGCACAGGGGAAGATAATTGCACAAGAAGTATCAAGAAGAATCGTGACATGGAACAGAATTGAGAAGAGGGACATCATAAGCACCATGCCAAATGAGATCATTGCAAATGTTTTATCACGGTTGACATTGAAAGAAGCTGCTAGGACTAGCGTGTTGTCAACTACATGGAGATATCAATGGACCTATTTCTCTGGGGACGTGGACTTTGATCATTCACTTAGGACTCTTCTCTTGCGTCATGAGAATGTTGGAGTTTTGACCAAGTGCAATGTTTTTGTTCGTGATTGGGAGAGGTTCATGAGCCGTTTGCAACACGTGCTGAAATCGCTGAAATGTCACTCCATGCAAGGACTCAGAATCTGCATGGATATGGGTAACCCTTGGAAGGTGGCTGAATGGGTGAAGTTTGCTGCTCAGAAGAATGTTGAAACGTTGGACCTGGATTTTTCATACAATTTCATGGAACCATTCTTTGAAATGAGTGAGAACATTCGTAATGTGTTATCAAGGAGTTTTGAGATGAGGGCACTGAAAGTCCTGCGTTTGGCTTCTGTTGATGTGAGTGGTGAGATCATTGAGAGTTTTCTAGCATCTTGTCCAGTGCTTGAAACATTATGTATCAGAGGATCAAAAAGCCTTGAGAGCTTGAAAGTTCAGGGTGAAGGACTGAGGTTGAAGCATTTGGAGTTGGTTGAATGTCATATTTTGTGTCTTGATATCTGTGCTGAAAATCTTATGACATTCACGTACACTGGAGATTATGGAAAGTTGAACTTTGAAGCTGTTCCAAGCCTGGTGGAAGCCTCCTTTGGAGGAAAATATTGTAATTACCTGCTATCGAACATGAACGATGTTGAACTTTATGGAGTACTTTCGCAGGTTCATGTTCTGAAATTGGAACTGTTTATACTTTATGGG GAAATTCTTGAAGACCTGCCTGTGTTAGGTAATGTGAGGCAGCTGGAACTGCGAATTCGTCACAGGTGTGGAGGGCAGCTTGATCGTACTGTTTCATTACTAAGTTCTTTCCCTTCAATATCTGTGCTTAAGATTAAG TTCATGAGGACCACTATCTGGGAAGTGGATGAGGAGTGGAAGGCCAATCTGAAGCACGAGTATGCAAACCTGAGGGAGCTGGAAGTGTCCGGGTACAGAAGAGACTCCTGTCAAATTGAGTTGCTGATCAGCATATTTAAAAAGGCACCTAATCTCAACAGGATTGTTGTGGATCCCTTGGCTTCAATGCATGTGCAAAGGTCAGCTGATGTTAAGGCCAGCATTAGAGAAAGGCAACGTGATATGACCATATGGTATGTTGATGCTCTCAAACCACATGTTTCTCCTTCAACTCAGTTGACTGTGCTCTAA
- the LOC137808821 gene encoding F-box/kelch-repeat protein At5g60570-like, giving the protein MTKKIRLACSLQEDEGKGNNSFVDLDTREGVNDGFPRIGPNDSLLPGLFDDVALNCLAWVSRSDYASLACINRRYNLLIRSGYLSGLRKKLGIVELEHLVYLVCDPRGWEAFDPKRNRWITLPKIPCDECFNHADKESLAVGSELLVFGRELMDFAIWKYSLICRGWVKCQEMNRPRCLFGSGSLGSIAIVAGGSDKFGNVLESAELYDSSSGIWALLPNMHTPRRLCSGFFMDGKFYVIGGMSSPTVSLTCGEEYDLKTRNWRKIEGMYPYVNGAAQAPPLVAVVDNELYAVEHLTNMVKKYDKEDNTWSELGRLPVRADSSNGWGLAFKACGEKLLVVGGQRGPEGEAVVLNSWCPRTGVRSGTIDWQVLGVKEHVGVFVYNCAVMGWSGEMLLD; this is encoded by the coding sequence ATGACAAAGAAAATACGTTTGGCTTGTTCCTTGCAGGAGGATGAAGGGAAAGGGAATAATAGCTTTGTGGATTTAGATACAAGGGAGGGAGTGAATGATGGTTTTCCTAGAATTGGACCAAATGATTCGCTTCTCCCTGGTCTTTTTGATGATGTTGCGCTAAATTGTCTTGCTTGGGTTAGTAGATCTGATTATGCTTCACTCGCATGTATAAATAGACGGTACAACTTGTTGATTAGGAGTGGGTATCTGTCCGGGTTGAGGAAGAAGTTGGGGATTGTGGAGCTAGAGCATTTGGTTTATTTGGTTTGTGATCCAAGAGGGTGGGAGGCATTTGACCCCAAGAGAAATAGATGGATAACATTACCTAAAATACCTTGTGATGAGTGTTTTAATCATGCAGACAAGGAGTCCTTGGCTGTGGGGAGTGAATTGTTGGTTTTTGGTCGGGAATTGATGGATTTTGCCATTTGGAAGTACAGCTTGATTTGCCGTGGTTGGGTGAAGTGTCAGGAGATGAATCGACCCCGGTGCTTGTTCGGATCTGGCAGTCTTGGTTCAATTGCTATTGTTGCTGGTGGAAGTGATAAATTTGGAAATGTTCTTGAATCGGCTGAGTTGTATGACTCTTCTTCAGGTATATGGGCACTGTTGCCGAACATGCACACACCACGTAGATTGTGCTCTGGTTTTTTCATGGATGGAAAATTCTATGTGATTGGTGGCATGTCAAGTCCTACTGTTTCATTGACTTGTGGGGAGGAGTATGATCTTAAGACAAGAAATTGGCGGAAAATAGAGGGTATGTATCCATATGTTAATGGGGCTGCTCAGGCTCCTCCGCTTGTGGCAGTTGTGGATAATGAGTTGTATGCAGTTGAGCATCTTACCAACATGGTAAAGAAATATGACAAGGAAGATAACACCTGGAGCGAATTGGGAAGGCTTCCAGTACGGGCGGATTCTTCAAATGGATGGGGCCTGGCTTTCAAGGCTTGTGGAGAGAAACTTCTGGTTGTGGGTGGACAAAGGGGTCCAGAAGGTGAAGCTGTTGTACTGAATTCATGGTGTCCTAGGACGGGGGTCAGGAGTGGAACCATAGACTGGCAAGTACTTGGTGTGAAGGAGCACGTTGGGGTGTTTGTTTACAATTGTGCTGTTATGGGATGGTCTGGTGAGATGCTTCTAGATTGA